In Brachypodium distachyon strain Bd21 chromosome 5, Brachypodium_distachyon_v3.0, whole genome shotgun sequence, the genomic window CTTGGTGGCAGCATCTAGAGCTAAGAACTTCGGTGTATGCCTCACCTCTAGCCAACAATGAACATACTGAAATGACTTGTTCTTTGGCTCCCCATTTGCATATAAAGCATGACGTTCCTTCATCTGCAGCAAACAAAAGTTAGTACAATTGTTGAAGGGAAATGTTggttaaaaaaagaattgtTGAAGGAAATATGTGCATTCAAAGTATAACTTACATGCTCCTTGTATGGAATGCCGCTTTCATGGCGACGCTCAACTTGCTCAAAGTTTGCCTGCCACTTCATGCACTCTTTCTGAAGAACattccaacgatgctccaGAGAATTAGCATTCCTATCGGATTCAAATGTCCGATTCTCATGATAGTGTTCAGCTATCCTAGCCCAATATGACTTGCCCGGCTGCTCATTGCCAACAATGGCATCCGTGCTAATGTTGATCCAAGACTTGCATAGttggatgtcctcatcatgaGTATAGTTGCTTGATCTTTTTTGAGTCTTGGGAGGAGGAACTTCTTCAACCTCCTTCAACAATAAGAATGCATCAATGTCTATTCCTTCATCTATCATGTTCAAAAAGGATTCACTGCAACATTCACATTTATACACAATCATATACACAGATATATCCGAATGTACCACACAATTTTATATATCGCAATTTTATCAAGCAATTCACCTCATACACCAcaattttcagaaaacaaataaacTCATATACCATAATCTTATCAAGCAATTCACCTCATACACCACAATTTTTCAGAATCAAATCAACTAATATACCATAATCAATCAAGCAATTCACCTCATACACCACAATTAATTTTCAGAATCAAATCAACTCATATGCCATAATCTTATCAAGCAATTCACCTCATACACCacaattttcaaaatcaaatcaaatcaactCACCTTCGGGGTTCCTGTGGCTGTGGTTCAGCTCCACGCGTCGGCGGCACCATGGAGTTGAACGCGGCCTCGCTGCTTCACTTTTTGGCGCGTTGCTTGGCACCAGCAGAGCTGGCACCACGAGGGCGCCCTTTGGAAATTGGGGCACCATCCATCAGGCAGCGGTACTGCAGGGGACGAGGAAGGCGGAGGATCGGCCGGGGGAcgaaggaggtggaggacgaagatgggctggaggcggcggcactACTGGGAGGttgcgggaggcggcggcgcagcgggcttgaggggaggcggcggcactAGGGTCGAGGGCGGCGACGTTGGGGTGAGGCGAGGGAGGTGCTAGGGTcaaggggaggcggcggctgctggggTTGAGGAGggcgggcgggggcggcgacgCGTCTGGAGATCGAGGATGGCGGCGCTGCGGGCGGGTGAGGGTGGCGGCTCTGCGGGAGatctcgggcggcggcgctgcgttggggcgagggcggcggcgctgcgggagAAGTAGgacggaggcgcggcgcgggggcgaTGGTGGCGACGGGGAAAATGGCGGGACGAGAGACGATGCGCGCGGGAAGAAACAACAacgcgggaggaggagagagagggggaaatAGAGAGATAGGGGCTCGCAGGGAGCTCCCAGGAACGAGGGCAAGAGAAGTGATTCTAGGGGCTTTCCTACTTTAAAGGCTCAAGTAGGAGGCTGCTGaagacattttttttggctCTATCCCCTAAAAAATGAGTAGAAGATCTGTTTAGGGGCCCTGCTGAATATACTAACTTGCCAAGGGTGCAcagccaaaaaagaaaagtatttGTCCCCCTTTCCAAATAAGGTAAGTTTTGGTCCCCAGTCTCGTCGCGTGTCCTGCCCCGCTAAAACAACCGAAGCACGTGTTTTTTGCCTGCCGCAGCTGTCGATTTTGCCCGATAGATCAGAAAGTTGGCCCGGATGCAAAGAAGCTATatccaaacaaagcaaaaagGCAAAAGCAAAAACGAAAAGGAGACGAAGCTCTTCCTCTCACCCGATTCCATCTTCTCCAGCGCCGCTATTCCCTCCTCTCTGCCCTTCTTACGTCCATGAATTGAAAACTGCCAGGCGATGAGTTCATCCCCCACCCAATCAGGACAGGAAAATTGCTACAGGTATAACGCAAATCTTGCCAACCCCACCCCCTTCCCCTGCTGTGTAAAGCATAAATCACTTAAACTCTGGGCTTAATTCCTCTCCCCAACAAAACACAGATCATGTTCCTTAGGGTTTTGATATGGCACTTAACTCTGGGCACCCCAAGAAGGTAGAATCATAGCGTTGCATGTTTTTGTGATCCTGCACCCCCAGAATTGCAATCTGGGTCAGGGGAGAAAATAAACATGCGTCCAGAAAAAATCCATCAAAATATATGCACCATGTAACATGTATAAGCAACTCTTTAAAGGCatagaaaaaaaggaagaagctaCCACGCATATAAGCAGAAACAGTAGATCTGGCACATGTACTTGTTAAGAGTTATTTGTTAACATGTATAAGCAACTCTTTAAAGCCAGACAGAAAGTTGCATCCCACAAAAGCAGTGCAAACCACATGATTTTAACCCTATGCTTGTTTTTTGCTTCCCTAATCTCACTATATTTTGGCCCTGTCTTGTACCTGCAGCTCAGAACAAAAAATCTGTTGCTCCTTCGAGTGCATTGTGCCTCCTGCTTTTTGCTTCCATTTTCTTCTGCCCTTATTCCTGCCATTTGTACAGATCCATTTGTAGAAACCCCACCTGGTTACACCTAGCACAACAAAAATAGGAAATCATGACCGGATGACCATATTCCTTGATCAGCTTGTTGTATTTGCTTTCAGAGCATATGTTTGCCATATCAACTGTGCATTCGCCGAACTTCGATAACTCCTGCTCTACTCCACTATGTCCTTAAACAAGTTCCCATCATCTTCACAGATGTCTAGTTCTTCTGCTCTGCTAACTCCTGCTCTACTATGCCTATGCTCTGTACAAACTTGGCAACCTTGTTTGAAATTCCTGTCACTGGCGGATCCACAGGGTGACCAGGGATTCGGCCCATATATGATTACACGTTATATCCTGAgcccaaaaaaaatagaaaatcagGTTGCTACGATCAGTCCCAGCCCATCTCCTCGTTAGGCTCGGCCGGCTGACCAGGGTGTTAGGGTCGCTGCATTGGGCCTAGTCTTATCGATCAGCCGGAACACAACATGCGGAAGTCCAGAACTGCCGGCCTAGCTAGCAATCAGCACGGAGCACAGCCGCAATCTCTCGTGCCCGCACCAAAGCAGAGACACGGGAGCCTGCAGCAGCACAACGGCCTGCGACTTGTTTCGAATCAAGGTTTGCTTGTTGCTTGAACTAGATTTACTATAAATTGTTCCAATGTTGAAATTCTCTATACATAACATACAAATGCCACTTCATACTGAATCGAAGAAATACTTTGAAATAATGTCTGAATTGACAAATTCCAATGCTTCATTGCTTATACTGCGGTTTACTATTGGCGAGTAATATTTGAGGTAAAAAAATAGCTGGTTATAATATATAttggagtaaaaaaaaatatacattgGACCACCCTGTCTCAAAAACCTGGATCCGCCACTGATTCCTGTGCATAGCTCTTGCACCATAACTGCAAGTTTCCTTGTCTTCTGCAATTTATGTAAATATGAATATCCATTAAGGTTGTAATTTTGTAAGGAAAGCAAATGACTCAAAACTGAAAGTAAAATTAGCAGGTTATCAAGTCTAGAAAGTTTCAGTTGGAATTTTGGATTGGCTGAAAACTCATAACAAAAATTGGTTGCCCCCGAGAAAGCGACTAATTATGATGAAAAAGCCTaaggaaaacaacaaaattgcATTCTGAAAAACATGCCCAAGGCATTTGGTAATTATTGCATACCTTTACTTTGTAGTTAGCAGGCAAATTTGAGGAAATGACTTTTTTGGCATGTTCGATGCCCACAAACAGGCCTTATCCTACTGTTGCCGCCCCAACGCTATTGCCACGTCCAGCTTGTGCTTTCAACTGTTGGGATTCACAAAAAGAACAGATGGTCAGTATTGCTACTGTACTATGTGATCGAAATAGCCAGAAAACATATCCAAGTGGGGTATTTTATTGAAACTTACATGCAGTTTCCCCGTAAACTCGGCATGCTATCATATCTTGCTGGACAACTTTATTTATGGCTTGCGTCGTCCATGCTTGATTGCAGACAGCACAGTTGCTCAAAGGCTCGTCGACGATGAGTGAATCAAGATGTAGAAGCTGCGCATGAGTATAGTAGTGCAttaacaaaaagcaaaaaagggCCCCCTGCACAAAGCGAAATTCTAACGAGAGAGAAACTCCAGTAAGAAATCAGTTTATTGATGTGCCATACCGGTAAGAGATATACGCAGCAGCGAAGTGAGTTCTTTTCATCGCCCAGATTCTTGAAAGCCACTTGTAGTCGATCAACTACAAACTGGCAGAAATTTATGTTCACAACATCTTCCAGATTGATGAATGAGGGATAACATCGTGGGCTGACTCTTAAGCATGTGCTTGGGCATAAGAAACTGCTCATTGCAACAATCAGCCAAGCACGCATGAATTTATCATCGGCTTTCCCTTTTATAGTTGGATACAGATTCAGTTTCATCTACTTGCTCAAAAAGAGTGGGTCTCGGATAAGAAGCAACTACTCGGGCCACAAAAATTCAGGCTGGTGATATAGGAAGCAAAATTTAGGCAAAATTAACCTTCTGTAAAAATGCATTACAGGCAAAAAGGGGGGACGGAACAAGAGAAGTACCCCCTATTTGCTCCACGAAGCAAGAAATGAAATAGTGTGGCAACTTTTAACCGAAAAATTGGCTAGGTGGAAGCAacttttgctaaaaaaaagttgggtCTCTGATACGAAGCAAGTACCTTGGCAACAAATTCAGGCTAGTGTTATAGGAAGCAAAAATTAGGCAAAATTAACCTTCTGTAAAAATGAAAAGGACATGAAAATGCATTACAGGCAAAAAGGGACGGAACGAAGTACTACCTATTTTCTCCAAGAAGCAAAAAACGAAATAGAGCGGCACCTTTTAACTGAAAAATTGGCTAGGTGGAAGCAACTTTAACTTGAAAAAAACATCAAAGGGGGTAAAGCGAAAAATTGAGGTCAAAAAACGCAAAAACAATGAAGGAGCAATAAAAGTGTGGATGCAACTTTTGCACAAAACAGAATAGGAACAGTAAGTGGTAAAGCAAAATTTAGGCCAAAAATTGACACTCTAATACAACTGCTGGTCAATTTGACAGGTCAGAAGCAATGGAGGATCTCGGCCCTAGCATTAGCCTAATAGCTGCCAATGTTGGCTGTAAGTTAGGATTAGGTTTGCAGATTTGCATAAAGAACCAAAAAACGCCTAAAACGCTTGTATCTAACACAGGCTGGCTGTAAAGCATACCTTGCATGTAGCAACAACTAGGCAAAACCCCCGTGCTGGTTTGAATGCACGTCTCCACCAAATTTGAACTATAATTTGGGCCAATTTCCAGGGATTCGTATGTAGAATTTAGGGGATTCTGATTCCAAAAAGGCTAACCCTAGTTTACCTATAATTTTGCGCACAAATAGAAGCAGCATAACCACCTCGCAACTCCCAGAGCTCGTCGCGGCCGCAAAAGCAACGATGAAATCATCCCTTGGCTCGAAACCGCACATACGGGCCAGCCAAACGCGAGCAACGAACGAAACCCTTGCGGGCAGATACTGGCTTGGGGGGAGGGGTACTAACCGTGTGATCGCGTGAAATCGCTGTGCTGGTTAAGCCCACGGAGCTATATGTGCCCCGGCCTTCGTCGATATGCTTGCCCCGCTCGAATCAGTACCCGGAATAGCTTCGCGCAGCCCAGCACTGCGCCGTGTGACATGCAGACGACCAGGCCGAGCCTACCACCGGCGACAACCTTTAAAGCTCGTGGGTGGACGCGCGAGGCCACCGCGAGGAATTGACGGTGAGCTCGTCGATCTCCCGCCTCCTTCGACATAGCTCCCCCTACCCCCCGTGTGTCGCATCTCTTCTCCGTCGACCCGCACCGCCGAGACCCCCCATGCCGCCGAAGAAAAATCGCCggggagagacagagagaggggCGAAGAGAATGGGGGAAAATGGGATGGGGGGAAATGCAGGGCGTGTGGGCCCCCTCCAGCGAGTCCTAGTTGGGGGGCAACAGACAGCCTCTTGTCCTAAACAGATCGGACGGACGGCGACCGGTAGAGGGAAACGGACGGAGAGGAAGCCTGTGTGCCCGCGTCGTCCGATAAGTGCATAAGCACTTTCTAGCACTTAGGAAACAACAATTATTGTATGAATCGGGGCTATATAACGAATCTGCCAGAGATGCTCTCTCGTCCCAAATGGCTTAAAAAGCTTATTGGCATTTTATTTTTCGAACAATGGTAGTTCGTGAAAGCCTTTCAATTTTCTTGAATCAGAATTTCACGTATACGCTGAAAGCCTGAAACTGAATCAGTAGCATCCCAATGTTGTGTTTACAGATAAATGTAATGATTATATTTTAAACCTTAAACTTGTAGACAGGTATGAAATAAACCCTGGCCACATACAGAAATCTCAGGATTTTTATCCAAAAGCCGACTGAAGTAAGAGATAACTGAACATTTTAGTAGAAACATATTAGAACAAATAAAGGTAGAtgccttcatttttttttcaacgcCATGCACACACATGCGTCCATATAACTATGCGCATACACAAGCTGCTAGGTATTTTCACGTGGCCTTTTTGTCCAAGTAACATGAGGCGTATGATCAAATTTCCCACATGCATATTCATATGCAAAATTGTGAATAATTTTATATAACTTGGTCTAAATATATGTGGCGAATCTAGggaattactccctccattgtttagtgcaaacttgcactaaaacaacgacaagtatttaggaaagGAAGGAG contains:
- the LOC104585298 gene encoding glutathione S-transferase T3 isoform X1 codes for the protein MVQELCTGISGGSRFLRQGGPMWGFYKWICTNGRNKGRRKWKQKAGGTMHSKEQQIFCSELQEVEEVPPPKTQKRSSNYTHDEDIQLCKSWINISTDAIVGNEQPGKSYWARIAEHYHENRTFESDRNANSLEHRWNVLQKECMKWQANFEQVERRHESGIPYKEHMKERHALYANGEPKNKSFQYVHCWLEVRHTPKFLALDAATKRSRSTPSDEVGDGDDDSNSPTPDSARKARPVGRKKAKEMMKNAGEGGSYKEALKDLLQVREKEGKMREERWKEAEDRQEHKLSLEEHKFQWEQEQQIMFCDVNALETDVKVWVLAEVTDGRDSCS
- the LOC104585298 gene encoding glutathione S-transferase T3 isoform X4; translated protein: MHSKEQQIFCSELQEVEEVPPPKTQKRSSNYTHDEDIQLCKSWINISTDAIVGNEQPGKSYWARIAEHYHENRTFESDRNANSLEHRWNVLQKECMKWQANFEQVERRHESGIPYKEHMKERHALYANGEPKNKSFQYVHCWLEVRHTPKFLALDAATKRSRSTPSDEVGDGDDDSNSPTPDSARKARPVGRKKAKEMMKNAGEGGSYKEALKDLLQVREKEGKMREERWKEAEDRQEHKLSLEEHKFQWEQEQQIMFCDVNALETDVKVWVLAEVTDGRDSCS
- the LOC104585298 gene encoding glutathione S-transferase T3 isoform X3, translating into MVPPTRGAEPQPQEPRSESFLNMIDEGIDIDAFLLLKEVEEVPPPKTQKRSSNYTHDEDIQLCKSWINISTDAIVGNEQPGKSYWARIAEHYHENRTFESDRNANSLEHRWNVLQKECMKWQANFEQVERRHESGIPYKEHMKERHALYANGEPKNKSFQYVHCWLEVRHTPKFLALDAATKRSRSTPSDEVGDGDDDSNSPTPDSARKARPVGRKKAKEMMKNAGEGGSYKEALKDLLQVREKEGKMREERWKEAEDRQEHKLSLEEHKFQWEQEQQIMFCDVNALETDVKVWVLAEVTDGRDSCS
- the LOC104585298 gene encoding glutathione S-transferase T3 isoform X2 — its product is MAGIRAEENGSKKQEAQCTRRSNRFFVLSCSESFLNMIDEGIDIDAFLLLKEVEEVPPPKTQKRSSNYTHDEDIQLCKSWINISTDAIVGNEQPGKSYWARIAEHYHENRTFESDRNANSLEHRWNVLQKECMKWQANFEQVERRHESGIPYKEHMKERHALYANGEPKNKSFQYVHCWLEVRHTPKFLALDAATKRSRSTPSDEVGDGDDDSNSPTPDSARKARPVGRKKAKEMMKNAGEGGSYKEALKDLLQVREKEGKMREERWKEAEDRQEHKLSLEEHKFQWEQEQQIMFCDVNALETDVKVWVLAEVTDGRDSCS